CCCGCCCCCGGTCCCGTCTCCGAACCCGCGGCCGGTCCGCTTTTCCGGATCGAGCGCGGCTGCCCCTCCCCGGAGGAGCTGGCCGCGCTGACCGCGGTACTGATGGCCGTCACCGCGGGCCCCGGCGTCGCACCCGACGACACGGCCCGCAAGCACCAGGTCGTCGCCCTGTGGCGCCGCCCCGAACGCGTCACCGGCTTCGACGGCCCCCGCACCTGGCGAGCCGCGGCCTGAACCCGTCACGGGCACCCCAGCCCGAAGGGCCGGAGAGTTCACCAGAACTCTCCGGCCCCTTGGGTTTGTCGGGTGTCGGGGAATCCGCGGACCGGTTGTGGCCGGTCGCGCAGTTCCCCGCGCCCCTGGTGGTGCCCGACCTCAGCGTTCGAGATCCCCGTGCTGCGCCGGATCCCGGAGCATGGAACGCAACCCCGGTTCCATCTCCACCAGACGCTCCACCGCATCCGGGGCGTACAGATAGGCGGTGGGCACGGCGCGAATCGCGACGGGCCGATCCCCCGCCCCGGCAAGAGCCACCGCCGCGATGTGGGTGGAACACAGGGGCAGGTTGCCCACCACCCAACCCGTCGGCCGCTCGGCCAGCCCCGCCTCACCGAGGTAGTCGAGGTCGGCCCCCCGGGTCAGCCCGGTGCCCAGCCCCTTCAGATACGCCTCCTTCCGTGTCCACAGGCGGCCGAAGGCCATGGTCCGTTCGTGCTCGGGAATCTTCCCGAGCTCCTCACGTTCGGCCGGATGCAGCGCCGGCAGACATGCCTCGGCGGTCTGGGGCGACGGCAGCCGCTGGACGTCGGCGCCCACCCGTGACTCCGCCACCACCACGATCGCCAGGCCGTGGCTGTGCGAGAGCGAGAACTGGGGGGCGCCGCCGGGCACGCCGAGCACCACGGGCCGGCCGTGGCGTTCACCGTTGCCGTTGTACCGCTCGCCGGCGAGGTTGAGCCGGCTCGGTTCGATGCCGGTGTAACCGGCGAGGACCCGGCGCAGTCCCACGTGCGCCGCGGCGTACATCTGGCGGTCGTCGGGGCGACGGTAGGAGTCGGCCCGACCTCTCTCGTACGCGTCGAGCTCGTCGTACGGGACGTCACGCGGCGAGTCGGGCGGTGGCAGCAGCCACACGTCCAACTCCCCTCGCGCTACGGCGAGCCGGCGCACCGTCGGGGTCAACGGCGGCCCTCCGCGTGAGCCTTGGCGTGGTTCAGGGTGGCCAGGCTGTTGGTGGACAGGGCGGTGTGGACGTACTCGCGGGCGTCGGCGACGGTGGCGGTGTCACCGAGGACGCGGGCGATGTTGTCCGTGTTGAGGGTGACGGTGTGCTGGGAGGTGGCCGCGACGCCCTGGTCGGTGTCGGTGAACGTCCAGTGACCGGTGTGCAGGGTCATCAGCGCGGGCAGGGTGACCTGCTTGTAGGCGATGCGCTGGTGGGGGAAGGTCACCCGGTAGGACTTGGTGGTGTGGACGGAGCCGTCCTTGGCCCGGGTGTCCATCTCCAGGGTCTGGAGCCCAGGGGTGTCCTCTTGCAGACGGACCGTGGCGACGTGCGGCAGGCGCTCCGACCACAGGTTCGCCTCGTTGATGAAGGCGAACAGGTCCTTGGCGGAGCCGTCGACGTGGACGGTGTCCTCGAAGGAGAACGTCAACTCGGCTTCGGCGTATTCGCGTTCCGCGTTCTCCTTCAGCGCCGCGAGTTCCGCGACGGCGCTCCGGTCGATCTCGGCGCCGATCAGGTCCAGGGCTCCGGGGTCGTCGTCGGCGGCCCGGAACTCGTGCAGCAGCCGTACTCGGGACGTGTCCTCCCCGAGTGGTTCGACGAGCCAGGCGCCGCCGAGGCCGGCGACGGGGGACACGGTGACCAGGTGCTGGAAGTTGACCCGCAGCTTGGCGGGTTCGACGATCCGGCGCAGCGGACGGCAGCGCGGTTCACCCGCCGCGGTCGGTGCGGTCTCCCAGATCGTCAGCCGCTCCTCGCCCTCGGGAGCTTCCTCGTGCTCGACGTGGATGACCGAGGGGAAGATCCGTGGCCAGTTCCCCACCTCGGCGATCAGCCGGTGGACGGTGTCCGCCGGGACCGCGATGTTGATCTCGTGCGCGACTTGGCGCATGCCCGGGTGTTCCATGCGTGCTGTCTCCTCGTCCTGGTGTGGCGCGCGGGGGGCGGGACGGGAACGGGAACGTGACGGACAGAAAAGCCGCTGCCGGGTGGGGGATTCCCGGCAGCGGCCAGCCAGTGGGGATGGGAACGCGCCCGTGCGTCCGCGTCCGTGCGCGATCTGTCATACGTGCTTCTGTTGTGCCTGGGTCTGCCGTGCGGGCGGGGCTGCCATGCCTTCAGAGCCGCCGTGCGGGTGTTTCACGTGAAACAACGTGCAGACCCGGTGGCGAGCCGGCCGCCGCCCGACCGGTCGGCCCGCCACCGGGTGGCTCACTCGCCCGCGGAGCGGGTGTGGACGACCTGGTAGGTGTTCTCGTCCTGCCAGGTCTGGAGCGCGGCGACGCGGGCGTCGACCTTCTGGCGCTCCGGGGAGCGCTCACCCTGCGGCACGGAGCGGAAGGCGTCGTACGCCTCCTTGCTGTCCCACTGGGAGTAGACGACGACGAACTTGCCCTCGATGCCGCGGGCACGCAGGCCGCGGAGCACCGTGTGGGTGCGGTAGCCGGGGACGTCGACCAGCCACGTCTGGGACTCGCCCAGGGCGTCGATCAGGTCCTCCTGGTTCTCCGGCAGCACGCCGAACAGCTCGATGGCCGTGTAGTCGTCGCGGGACGGGGAGATCTCGGTGACGCCGCCCAGCTCCGGCTTCTGCTGCGTGAAGGCGATCTCGTTCTGGAGCAGACGGATCGAGGTGGTGATCTCACCGAAGAGCGGGAGGGTGCGGTGCTTGAACTCCTCACCGGCGTAACGGCTCTCCAGGTCCTCGGTGCTGCGCCACTGGATGAAGTTGGCCGTTCCCGGCTTGTCCTGCCCGGCGTGGACCGTGCTGGATATCCAGCCCTCGTAGGCCGCCGTGTCGACGATCTGGCGCATCGCGGCGAGCAGCTTGACCTGCTTCTCGGCGGCGTCGGTCGAGAACAGGTTGAGAACGGTCAGGTGCTGACCATCGGCTGCGATCTTCGGCATTCTCTCGTCTCTTCCGTTCGAGGAAATGGGAGTGCGAATGGAGGTGCGAATGAAGGTGCGGGTGGAGCTACGAATGCAGCATGGCAAGAAGATCTGCCCATGTGAAAGGGTCGGCACTTCAGGATTGGCGGCGCTTTTGTCAATTGTTCGAGGGCGGTGTCAGATCTTTCTCAACTTCGTCAGGGCTGTGAAAAGCGGCCTTGGTTGCCGATTGGCGTGCGCGCCATGCTCGGGTAATGCAGTCAGGCCCGGAAGCATTAGAGATATCCACTCTCCTTGACCGGTACCTCATCGGTCTCGACGACGACGAACTCGACGACGCGTGGGCGCGGGGGCTCTTCACGAAGGACGCCCTGGTCGAGTTCCCCATGAGCCGGCACGAGGGCCTCGACGGACTCGCCGGCTACCACCGTGACGCGCTGGCGGCCTTCGCCGCCACCCAGCACCTCGGTTCGCCCACGGTCGTCGACCTCGACGACGCCGGTGAGCGGGCCGTGCTGCGCGCCAACCTCGTCTCGACGCATGTGCACCACCCCGACGCGGCGGACGAGCCCCTGTTCCAGGTCGGCACTCTCGCGACCGGCGAAGCCCGCCGCGCCGCGGAGGGCTGGCGGCTCTCCTCCCTGACGTTCCGCGTGCTGTGGACCCGCGGCACCCCGCCCCGACCCCGGGAGCCCCAATGACGACTCTGGCGGTAGCCAGCCCCCAGGACATGAAGCTCGGGATCATGCTCGCCGACATCGGCGTGGTGCTCGTGGCCGGCGCCGCACTCGGCCGGCTCGCGCAGAAGCTGCGTCAGCCCGTGGTGGTCGGCGAGATCGTGGCGGGCATCCTGCTCGGCCCCAGCGTCCTCGGCCTGCTGCCGGGGAACCTCACCGCGCACCTCTTCCCCGCCGACGTGCGGCCGTTGTTGTCCGCGGTCTCCCAGGTCGGTCTGATCCTGTTCATGTTCGTGGTCGGCTGGGAGTTCGAGAAGCGCCTGATCCGGCCGCACGCCCGGCTCGCCGCGGGCGTCTCGCTCTCGTCGATCGCGATGGCCTTCGGCCTGGGCGTGGCGCTGGCCCCGTTCCTGTACGACGAGCACTCCACGGTGGCCGGACACCACATCTCCTTCGTCGCGTTCGCCACCTTCATCGGCACCGCGATGTCGGTGACCGCCTTCCCCGTGCTCGCGCGGATCCTCACCGAGAACAAACTCCTGGACACCCGGGCCGGTTCGCTCTCGCTGGCCAGCGCCGCCATCGACGACCTGCTCGCCTGGTGCCTGCTGGCCTATGTCTCGGCCCTGGTCACGGCGAACGGGAACTACTCCGACCTCGCCCGCATCGGTCTCTACAGCGTGCTCTA
This portion of the Streptomyces mirabilis genome encodes:
- a CDS encoding nuclear transport factor 2 family protein, whose translation is MQSGPEALEISTLLDRYLIGLDDDELDDAWARGLFTKDALVEFPMSRHEGLDGLAGYHRDALAAFAATQHLGSPTVVDLDDAGERAVLRANLVSTHVHHPDAADEPLFQVGTLATGEARRAAEGWRLSSLTFRVLWTRGTPPRPREPQ
- a CDS encoding acyl-CoA carboxylase subunit epsilon is translated as MTVQRPALVPVPDPAPGPVSEPAAGPLFRIERGCPSPEELAALTAVLMAVTAGPGVAPDDTARKHQVVALWRRPERVTGFDGPRTWRAAA
- a CDS encoding antibiotic biosynthesis monooxygenase family protein codes for the protein MPKIAADGQHLTVLNLFSTDAAEKQVKLLAAMRQIVDTAAYEGWISSTVHAGQDKPGTANFIQWRSTEDLESRYAGEEFKHRTLPLFGEITTSIRLLQNEIAFTQQKPELGGVTEISPSRDDYTAIELFGVLPENQEDLIDALGESQTWLVDVPGYRTHTVLRGLRARGIEGKFVVVYSQWDSKEAYDAFRSVPQGERSPERQKVDARVAALQTWQDENTYQVVHTRSAGE
- a CDS encoding 4'-phosphopantetheinyl transferase family protein, with amino-acid sequence MTPTVRRLAVARGELDVWLLPPPDSPRDVPYDELDAYERGRADSYRRPDDRQMYAAAHVGLRRVLAGYTGIEPSRLNLAGERYNGNGERHGRPVVLGVPGGAPQFSLSHSHGLAIVVVAESRVGADVQRLPSPQTAEACLPALHPAEREELGKIPEHERTMAFGRLWTRKEAYLKGLGTGLTRGADLDYLGEAGLAERPTGWVVGNLPLCSTHIAAVALAGAGDRPVAIRAVPTAYLYAPDAVERLVEMEPGLRSMLRDPAQHGDLER
- a CDS encoding aromatase/cyclase, whose amino-acid sequence is MEHPGMRQVAHEINIAVPADTVHRLIAEVGNWPRIFPSVIHVEHEEAPEGEERLTIWETAPTAAGEPRCRPLRRIVEPAKLRVNFQHLVTVSPVAGLGGAWLVEPLGEDTSRVRLLHEFRAADDDPGALDLIGAEIDRSAVAELAALKENAEREYAEAELTFSFEDTVHVDGSAKDLFAFINEANLWSERLPHVATVRLQEDTPGLQTLEMDTRAKDGSVHTTKSYRVTFPHQRIAYKQVTLPALMTLHTGHWTFTDTDQGVAATSQHTVTLNTDNIARVLGDTATVADAREYVHTALSTNSLATLNHAKAHAEGRR
- a CDS encoding cation:proton antiporter, whose product is MTTLAVASPQDMKLGIMLADIGVVLVAGAALGRLAQKLRQPVVVGEIVAGILLGPSVLGLLPGNLTAHLFPADVRPLLSAVSQVGLILFMFVVGWEFEKRLIRPHARLAAGVSLSSIAMAFGLGVALAPFLYDEHSTVAGHHISFVAFATFIGTAMSVTAFPVLARILTENKLLDTRAGSLSLASAAIDDLLAWCLLAYVSALVTANGNYSDLARIGLYSVLYVAGMLLVVRPLVARLVWRWAATERWSALLAVLCAGALTSAWLTTWIGIHAIFGAFLFGFVMPREPAMVLAEHLRKPMDHVSVVLLPVFFIVTGLGVDLGALTAGDFVALVAIIVVACTGKLVGAILPARLAGFSWRESKDLGLLMNTRGLTELIILNAAVSLGVLDTRMFTMLVIMALVTTAMAGPLLSRRRPVPAVVPEPSEPSEAPASRAA